In the Cerasicoccus sp. TK19100 genome, TTCTGGAAGAAATTGCAAGTAGCCAACGCGTTCGATAATTCTTTAACATTCTGCCCGAAGTAACAATGCTTTAAAAAACTTATGTGCGGACGCTACACGCTCACCAATGTCGAGGCCAAGCTAACCAAGATGCTCAGGCTGCAACAGCTTGCGGGGCTGAAAGCGCGCTATAACATCGCGCCCACGCAGCCGATTGCCGCCGTCCGCGCCAATGAACAATCCGGCGAACGCGAGTGGGCGATTTTCAGTTGGGGCCTGGTTCCGTTTTGGGCCAAAGAGCCGTCCATCGCGCACAAGATGCTCAACGCCCGCGCGGAAACCGCCGCTGGCAAACCAGCCTTTCGCGGGCCTATGCGCCACCATCGCTGTCTGATCCCCGCCGATGGCTTTTACGAGTGGAAGGGCCGCGCCGGACAGAAGCAGCCGTTTTATTTCCGTCGACGTGATCACGAGCCGTTTTGCTTTGCGGGCCTATTTGACCACTGGGGCTCGCCGGATGGCTCGGAAATCGAGTCGGCCACGATTCTGACAACTTCCGCTAACGACTTCATGAAGCCGGTGCATCACCGAATGCCGGTCATCATCCAGCCGAAGGACTATGATCGCTGGATGGACCCCAAAATCCAGCGCTCCGACGCCGTAGCGGACTTGCTGCATGCGCCGCCGGAAGACTTCTTTATCCGCGAACCGGTTACGCCGCTGGTCAACAACGTAAGAAACGAAGTCCCCGAGTGCATCATGCCGACCGTGGAGCCACCCGAGCCGCCAGCGCAGATGGGCTTTGGTTTTTAGAGCACTTTCACTCGTGGTGGTACTTCGAGCCGGCAATGATCGACACGCCACGATACAGCTGCTCCAGCAACAGATAGCGCGCCATCTCGTGCGTGAAGGTCATGGGTGAAAGCGCGATCAGGCGACTGGCCTGGTGCTTAACCGCATCAGAAAGCCCATAGGGGCCACCGATCACCATAAGCAGCTCGCGCCCCTGGAGCTGGCTTATTTCTTTGGCCAAAGAGACCGAGCTCATCGTCCGCCCCTCCTCCGCCATGGCCCAAACCAAGGCCTCGGGACGCGCCTGAATCGTCGCCAGGATACGCTCGCTCTCGGCGTCGATACCGGCGTCCTTCAGTTCGATGATTTCCAGCTTGGCCTGACGCTGTAAACGGCCGGAAAAGTCGTCGCACAATGCCTTCAGGTGGCGGTTTTTCATTTTCCCCACCACCAGCAGCGTCAGCCGAAACATACTACTTCAAGCCGAGTTTCATTTTGCCGGCTTCGGAGATCATCTTGGGGTTCCAGGGCGGATCCCAGACAATGTTCACTTCGGCAAATTCGACGTCGGGCAGGCTCTCGATTTTCTCCTTTGCATCGGCGGCAATAACCGGGCCCATGCCGCAGCCTTGCGCCGTAAGGGTCATTTGCGCGGATACCTGGTATTTGCCGGCATCGCCCTCTTCAATCTTGAGGTCGTAAATGAGGCCCAGATCCACGATATTGACTGGGATTTCCGGGTCGAAACAGTTGCGCAAAACGGCCCAGACGTGGTCCTCGCTAAAGGGGCCGTCGAGCTCTTCGTTGGCCGACTCACCGGTCAACTCTTTCGCCAGCCACTCTTGCGCTTCTTCGCCGAGTGCCGAGAAGTTTTCCCGGGCGATTCGGAACATGCCGTTAGGCGCGGAGACGGTCACCGAGCCGCCGAGGGCCTGGTTGACGTTTACGGGGCTGCCCTTGGCCAGCGTAACGGCATCACCCGCAGGAATGAGCGTGGCGGGGCAATCGCGGACCAGATAAAGAGTTTCGTTAACCATGCCGCCAGATTCTCGCCACACGGGGCAAATGTCAAACCTCCGACGAGTCAGATTTGCAACTAGGGCCATTGCCCGGGTTTATTTCTGAGACAAAAGGTGATACTGTTCTAAAAGTCTTGGCGCCATAGCCTTCTGGCATATATTGGACGCTTTAGTATTGAATGTAACACCGCTCGTTATGCCCATATCCAACGCTCCGTTGCGCAGTTTGGCAACCCTATCAATCTGTGCGATTTCCACCCTAAGTTTGAGCCTGGCCCCTGCCCTGCAGGCCGCTAAAAAAAATGATGAACCCGCCGCGGTAACGGATATTCCCGATGAAACGCTGGTTCGCTACCTGAGCTCCGAAGAGCTCCGGCAATGGCGCGAGCTGGAACGAGCGATTTCCCAGGCCAAAGCCGACATCGAAACTGGCAATTGGCTCGCTGAAAAAAAGGATAGCCCATTCGTCGAAAAGTCCCGCACCGAAGCCGATCGCAAACGGGGTAAAGACATGGTAAAAGATGGCGAGGCACGGCTTGCCGAGCTGGAAAAACAGCTCAACGTAATGCGCGCCGCGGCCGCTGCATCCGTCGAGAAATATCAGGCGCAGTTTGAGTCGCAGTCCGTCAGCCTGGAGGTCAAGGCGCTGCCATTGATGAAGGCGATTGAGGACCCCACCGAGGCCCTGCTCTACAAACTTTGGAACGACAACTACACCAAGATTTACTTTGGTGGTGCTTACGTGCTCAAAAATGGTGCCTACGCCAAGGCCGTCGATCTGAGCGATCAAGTTAAGAGTACCATTGCACGCTATGACGGCAATCGATACACCTTCGTCGAGGATGTTTCCGATTTCACACTGGGCGTCGAAAACGGAAAGCCGGTCATTAATTTTGAAGGTCGTGAAGATGCGGTGAAGCGCTTCAAGCCGGCCATGGTGATCATTGAGGTTATCTTCGACCCAGAGGCCGAGCACGGTATTTATGCGCTGCGTGGCATCGACCTGAAAACCGGCAAGCCCGCATCCCAGACCCTGCTCCGTTTCCCCGTGGGTCCGAACACTGCGGAACAGCTGGGCTATAAAATGGAAGAGATTCTGACCCCCGTCGAATCCGCTCCTACCGCAGAGGCGCAAACCGAAGCGCCTGCTGCCGAAGCCGCTGAAGCCACTGAAAAGCCAGCGGTGGCCAAGCAAAGCGACGTCGAGCCGACCGGCCTGACGCTAACGCTCGTTGACAACACCAACGTCCTTGGCCGACTGGGTAACGCCAAGGCGAGCTACGTATTTGACGTCATGTATGTCGGGCAAATCGACGGCTATGACGAGCGCGCTGCAATCGTGCTCAACAACGCCTTGATGCGCGCGCAAGACCTGAAAATCGATGACTTCGAATTCCTCACGCTGGCCCTGGCACCGACCGACGAAGCCGTCACACTGGAGAGCAGCGCCAACGCGACTTGGAAAGTGTCACCGACTTCCCCGGTAGATTTCGCCATCGGCGATTATGGCGTGCAAGCCATTGCGAACAACAATGGCCAGGAGGTCGCTGTGGAAATCGGTTCGCTGACGATCGAACCCGGCACCTCGGGCAAGATTCCGCCGCAAGCGGCGAAGAACTAAAACTACCCGCTTCTCGCGATAGTCGTGAACGAATCACTCTCGCCGCCTACTGAATCTCGAGTGAGAACGGTAGGCGGGCGTAGACATTGCGTGGGTCGTTGAACGAGCGCAGGGTTGCCATTTCTTCGTGCAAACGGCGCAGCGTTGCGGTAATCAAGTCCTGCTTAGGCGCTTTAACCACTGGCGGCGCGCCGGGGGCTTGGCTAAGCAGTTCGCTGATGGTCTGCGCTAGCGTGTGAGGCTCGGGGACTTGAGTCACCACCCAATCATCGCCAACGTCGGCGGCTTCAACTGCAAAGTGAATCGCATCCGTTAGTCCGCCAATCTGGTCCACCAGCCCGATCTCCAGCGCATCTTCGCCGCTCCAAACACGGCCTTGGGCGATCTCGCGCACATTCTCGATGGGCAGGTCGCGGCCCTCAGATACTTTGGAAATGAACTCGTCGTAAAGGTGATCGGTGAACTGCTGGATGAGCGCCATTTCCTCCGGTGTTTTGGGGCGGGAAACGGTAAATAGATCCGCGTAAGTGCTAGTCTTAACGCCGTCGAAAGTGATGCCGTGATCGTTGGCCAGCTCCTTGAAATTGGGCACGAGGCCAAAAACGCCAATGGACCCGGTGATCGTCGAGGAATCGGCAAAAATCTGGTCGGCATAGGCTGATATCCAGTAGCCGCCACTGGCCGCCATTGAGCCCATGGAAATGACCACTGGCTTCACCTTACGCGCCTCGCGGACCTCTCGCTGGATCAGCTCTGAGGCCACCGCACTGCCGCCCGGGCTGTTGACGCGCAACACGATTGCGGCGACTTCGTCGTCGTTGCGCAACTGGCGAATCCAGCGCGACAGGCTGTCGCCGCCAACTTGGTCCGGATACCCCTCGCCATCGACGATCTCGCCCTCGGCATACACCACGGCAATCTGCGGACTGCTGGTCCACATGGGAGCGCCCTCGGCGCGGAATCCGTGGCGCAGGATGTAGTCGCTCATTGCAATCTGGCGGAAGGTATCATTTTCGCGATCCTTGGCGTGTTTTTCGGCCAACGCGGTGATGACTTCATCGAAATAAGCGACACGGTCAATCAGGCCGATTTCCTTGGCCTGCTCCGCAATGAAAAATCCTTGTGAGTCTGTTTTTGCGGCAATATTTGCTGCATCGACGCCTCGCGTTTCCGAAATATCCGACAAGATGACGTCCCAGAGGTCATCGATCAGCACCGTTAGCTGCTCGCGGTCGGCAGCGCTCATTTTGTTGCCGGTAAAGGGCTCCACGGCCGATTTGTACTTGCCCACCTTGGTCGCCTGCACGCCGATGCCGTATTTTTTAAATGCGTCTCCCAGATACACGCCTTCCGCCGCCAGACCGTTCAGGCTGATCAACCCAAAGGGGTTCATGTAAATCTCATTGGCGACCGACATCAGGTAAAAATCCTTCATCGTCGGGTCGACCACATAGGCATAGACCGGCTTCCCCGTTGCCTTAAAGGCCTCCAGCGCCTCACGCACTTCGGAAAGCACGCCGAGGCCCGAGCCGTATCCCACCGGCAACAAGCTGCCATGTAGGAAGATGGCGTCGATCTTGTTGTCGTCCGCAGCGGCCTCGATGGCGTCGATCAGCTCCAGCAAATAGTAGTTCGGAATGTAGCTGCCGTCGATGGCCTGGCTAATGGCCTCGTTGAGCGTTTCCGTTTGCGGGGCGTCACTGATATTGGCCCACAAATCGATGACCAGGACGGATTCGTTGCTGATTTCGACCGGCTTGGTGGAGCCGCTCATCAAAATGAGGAACAAAAACGCCACCGAGCCGAAAAGCATCATGGCAACGACGATTGCCTGCGCCGCGAGGTTGCCGAGAAGGATCTTGAAAAAGTCTTTCATAAAGAAACTGCAGAATTTGTATTACCTGAAATCAGCTTTGGCAATACCATCCCCGGCCCGAATTGGCCTGCTGCTATGGGCGGCTACGCGCGAATTCCTCGTCCTCATATTCCTGAATGACGTCGACCTGGTGTAGCCAGAGATTCGCGTAGCGGCCGTCGTTGAGTAACAGTTCGTCGTGCGTGCCCTTTTCCAGGATGCCGCCGTTTTCGAGGACGACGATCTGGTCGGCCTTGCGAATGGTCGACAGGCGGTGCGCGATCACGAGCACCGTGCGCTCGCTCATCAAGTTCTCCAGCGCCTGCTGGATTTGGCGCTCTGTAATGGTGTCCACGCTGGCCGTCGCCTCATCGAGAATCACCAGCGGCGGGTTCTTGAGCAGCACGCGCGCAATGGTCAGGCGTTGCTTTTCGCCCTGGGACAGGCGGATGCCTTTTTCGCCGATGTTGGTGTCGATCTTGTCCGGCATTTTTTGGACGAATTCCCATGCCGACGAGCCCCGCAGCGCGTGCTCGATTTCCTCATCGGTGGCGTTCTCCTTGGCGAGCAGCAGGTTCTCGCGAACCGTGCCCTCGAACAAAAACGGATCCTGCGCGACGTGTCCGATTTGCTGGTGCAGGTCGTTCAGTGAAAACTCCCGAATGTCCGTGCCGTTGATCGTCACGACGCCTTCGGTGGCGTCGTAGGCGCGCATGGCCAGGTTGGCAATCGTGCTCTTGCCCGCGCCGGTGTGGCCCACGAGCGCGGTGACTTTGCCCGGCTCGATGGTCAGCTGGAAGTCCTTGAGCACCGGCGGACGCTCCGGGTATTGGAAGGTCACGTTGCGGAAATCGATCTCCAGCAGACCGCCGGGGAATGGCTTGGGCTGCTCGGGGTCTTCGACATCGATCGGCGCATCGAGTATCTCGAACACGCGCTCGCCGCTGGCCTTACCCGCGACCATCAGGTGGTTGAGCTGGTGCAGCTGGCCGATGGGCATGTAGATCATATTCGCCCACATGAGGAAGGCCACCATCGTCGGAAAGCCGAACTCGCTGTTGCCTGAGAGGATTAAATAGCCCCCTACCCCGATGACGCTCACGGAGCCCAAGTTGGTAATGAAATTCGTGCCAGGATTGTAGGCGGCCCAGCGGAACATTGCCGCCAGCAGACGGGTGCGCAGCGTTTCGGCGCGTTGGTCAAAGCGTTTGCCCTCGCGCTCTTGGAGGCCGAAAGTCTGGATCAGGCGGTTGCCCTGAATGTCTTCCACCAGCAGCGAATTCAGATCACCCGAGGCCTCGCGGACTGGTTTCCAGAATTTGCGCCCTTGCTTGGCGTAGAAGTAGCCAAGGATCAGCAACGTCGGCACCGGCAAGAATACAAACCACGCCAAAAAGGAGTTCTCCATGAACAGAAAAATCGTCACGCCGACGAGCATCACCAGCGCGCGGGTGCCGATTTCCGTGCCGTCGAGCAGCGCGCGTTCGACGTTGTTAACGTCTTCAATCACGCGTGAGGAAATTTCGCCGCTCTTGCGCTGGTCGTAGAAGGAAACCGGCAGGCTCAGCAGCTTGCGGTGGATTTCCATGCGCATGTCCTTCAGCACGCGTTGCTCAAGGATGTTGTTTACGGTGATGCGCAGGCCGTTGGCGAGCTCACTGCCAAAGTAAAGCAGCGCAATGATCCCCACCCCAACCCAGAGTTGGTTCAGGGTGCCTTCGGACTCCACATCCTGCAAAATGTTCTG is a window encoding:
- the sppA gene encoding signal peptide peptidase SppA; translation: MKDFFKILLGNLAAQAIVVAMMLFGSVAFLFLILMSGSTKPVEISNESVLVIDLWANISDAPQTETLNEAISQAIDGSYIPNYYLLELIDAIEAAADDNKIDAIFLHGSLLPVGYGSGLGVLSEVREALEAFKATGKPVYAYVVDPTMKDFYLMSVANEIYMNPFGLISLNGLAAEGVYLGDAFKKYGIGVQATKVGKYKSAVEPFTGNKMSAADREQLTVLIDDLWDVILSDISETRGVDAANIAAKTDSQGFFIAEQAKEIGLIDRVAYFDEVITALAEKHAKDRENDTFRQIAMSDYILRHGFRAEGAPMWTSSPQIAVVYAEGEIVDGEGYPDQVGGDSLSRWIRQLRNDDEVAAIVLRVNSPGGSAVASELIQREVREARKVKPVVISMGSMAASGGYWISAYADQIFADSSTITGSIGVFGLVPNFKELANDHGITFDGVKTSTYADLFTVSRPKTPEEMALIQQFTDHLYDEFISKVSEGRDLPIENVREIAQGRVWSGEDALEIGLVDQIGGLTDAIHFAVEAADVGDDWVVTQVPEPHTLAQTISELLSQAPGAPPVVKAPKQDLITATLRRLHEEMATLRSFNDPRNVYARLPFSLEIQ
- a CDS encoding SOS response-associated peptidase → MCGRYTLTNVEAKLTKMLRLQQLAGLKARYNIAPTQPIAAVRANEQSGEREWAIFSWGLVPFWAKEPSIAHKMLNARAETAAGKPAFRGPMRHHRCLIPADGFYEWKGRAGQKQPFYFRRRDHEPFCFAGLFDHWGSPDGSEIESATILTTSANDFMKPVHHRMPVIIQPKDYDRWMDPKIQRSDAVADLLHAPPEDFFIREPVTPLVNNVRNEVPECIMPTVEPPEPPAQMGFGF
- a CDS encoding ABC transporter ATP-binding protein, encoding MNVIWRVSQYLFRYPVLFAVTLGLAVAMTGLQIWIPKQIQNILQDVESEGTLNQLWVGVGIIALLYFGSELANGLRITVNNILEQRVLKDMRMEIHRKLLSLPVSFYDQRKSGEISSRVIEDVNNVERALLDGTEIGTRALVMLVGVTIFLFMENSFLAWFVFLPVPTLLILGYFYAKQGRKFWKPVREASGDLNSLLVEDIQGNRLIQTFGLQEREGKRFDQRAETLRTRLLAAMFRWAAYNPGTNFITNLGSVSVIGVGGYLILSGNSEFGFPTMVAFLMWANMIYMPIGQLHQLNHLMVAGKASGERVFEILDAPIDVEDPEQPKPFPGGLLEIDFRNVTFQYPERPPVLKDFQLTIEPGKVTALVGHTGAGKSTIANLAMRAYDATEGVVTINGTDIREFSLNDLHQQIGHVAQDPFLFEGTVRENLLLAKENATDEEIEHALRGSSAWEFVQKMPDKIDTNIGEKGIRLSQGEKQRLTIARVLLKNPPLVILDEATASVDTITERQIQQALENLMSERTVLVIAHRLSTIRKADQIVVLENGGILEKGTHDELLLNDGRYANLWLHQVDVIQEYEDEEFARSRP
- a CDS encoding 23S rRNA (pseudouridine(1915)-N(3))-methyltransferase RlmH; protein product: MFRLTLLVVGKMKNRHLKALCDDFSGRLQRQAKLEIIELKDAGIDAESERILATIQARPEALVWAMAEEGRTMSSVSLAKEISQLQGRELLMVIGGPYGLSDAVKHQASRLIALSPMTFTHEMARYLLLEQLYRGVSIIAGSKYHHE
- a CDS encoding iron-sulfur cluster assembly protein, producing MVNETLYLVRDCPATLIPAGDAVTLAKGSPVNVNQALGGSVTVSAPNGMFRIARENFSALGEEAQEWLAKELTGESANEELDGPFSEDHVWAVLRNCFDPEIPVNIVDLGLIYDLKIEEGDAGKYQVSAQMTLTAQGCGMGPVIAADAKEKIESLPDVEFAEVNIVWDPPWNPKMISEAGKMKLGLK